GCCGGCGGTTTTCTCGAACTGTTTGCTGATCGACTTGATCTTGGGGTGATCCGGCGCGACGCCGGAGCGCACCAGCCCCCACGGCGTCGGCAACATCTCGAGCATGTCGACGTTGACGTCGATCTCATCGGAGGTATCGGCGGCCTTCAGCAAAGACGCAGCGGCGAAAAAACCCGACGGTCCGGAGCCGACGATGGCGACATGAAATGGACGCATACCCAAGCCTTCTGTTCATGCCCTGCTGCGACGCAAGAGGCTGAGAATGGGCTGGGCTTCGCAGTCGCGGGCGCACATGATGGTGATTCGATGCTAGACGCTGAACGCCCGCAGATGGCTAAAGTGCTGCACGTCGCGACCTGAGCATTCGTCGCCGATCAGCGCGCCGGTAACGTTGTCGGCTGTGGAACCCGACCGTCAAGCCGATATCGCCGCCCTCGACTCCGCCCTGACCACGGTGGAGAGGGTGCTCGATGTGGACGGTCTGCGCGGCCGCATCGAGAAGCTGGAACACGAGGCGTCCGATCCCAAACTGTGGGACGACCAGGCCAACGCGCAACGGGTGACCAGTGAGTTGTCGCACACCCAGGGCGAGCTGCGCCGCATCGAACAGTTGCGGCAGCGGGTCGACGACCTACCGGTGCTCTACGAGCTGGCTGCAGAGGAGGGCGGCGCTGACGAGCTGGCCGAGGCGGACACCGAGCTGAAAGCCTTGCGAGCCGACATCGAAGCCGCCGAGGTGCGCACCCTGCTGTCGGGCGAGTACGACGAGCGCGAGGCTCTCGTCACCATCCGCTCCGGCGCCGGCGGGGTGGACGCCGCGGACTGGGCCGAGATGCTGATGCGCATGTATATCCGGTGGGCCGAGCAACACAATTACGGTGTCGAGGTATTCGACACCTCCTACGCCGAGGAAGCGGGGATCAAGAGCGCCACGTTCGCCGTGCACGCACCGTTCGCCTACGGCACGTTGTCGGTGGAACAGGGCACGCATCGGCTGGTCCGGATCAGCCCGTTCGACAACCAAAGCCGGCGTCAGACGTCGTTCGCCGAAGTCGAGGTGCTGCCGGTGGTGGCCACCACCGATCACATCGATATCCCAGAAGGCGATGTGCGCGTGGACGTCTACCGATCGAGCGGTCCAGGCGGCCAGTCGGTGAACACCACTGACTCCGCGGTTCGTCTAACCCACATCCCAACCGGTATCGTCGTGACTTGCCAGAACGAGAAGTCGCAATTGCAGAACAAAGTTTCGGCGATGCGAGTGCTCCAGGCAAAGTTATTGGAGCGCAAGCGTTTAGAAGAGCGTGCTGAGCTTGACGCCTTGAAAGGCGAGGGCGGCAGCTCCTGGGGTAACCAGATGCGCTCCTACGTATTACACCCATACCAGATGGTCAAGGATCTGCGAACCGAGTACGAGGTGGGCAACCCCGCCGCGGTTCTGGACGGAGACATCGACGGGTTCCTGGAAGCGGGGATCCGGTGGCGCAATCGAAAAGATGACGACTAACACAACGTTTATTGCAATGTCGGCGACACAGCGCTGGCACGGATTTTGGCATGGCCAGATCGGCGGCTGGATCCTCGACCAGGGTCTGCGCATCGTCATGTTGCTGATCGCGTCGGTGCTGGCGGTTCGTTTCGTGACCTGGGTGGCCCAGCAGGTCACTCGGCACCTTGACGTCGGCTTCGCCGAAAGCGATGCCCTGGTCCGCTCGGAGGCAACCAAGCACCGGCAGGCGGTGGCGTCGGTGATCCAGTGGGTGTCGATCGTGCTGATCGCGATCTGGGGCGTCGTCCAGATCAGCGACGTACTGAACTTCTCCGTCGGCGGTCTGGTCGCGCCTGCCACCGTGGTCGGTGCGGCGCTGGGTTTCGGTGCTCAGCAGCTGGTCAAAGATCTACTCTCGGGATTTTTCATCATCGTCGAGAAGCAGTACGGCTTCGGTGACCTAGTCTCGTTGACCGTCGCGGGGATTAACGCCGAGGCGCGCGGCACGGTCGAGAACGTGACATTGCGGGTGACCCGGCTGCGTTCGTCAGACGGCGAGTTGTACACCATCCCCAACGGGCAGATCGTCAAGACGATTAACCTCTCCAAGGATTGGGCGCGGGCGGTG
The DNA window shown above is from Mycobacterium sp. Aquia_216 and carries:
- a CDS encoding mechanosensitive ion channel family protein, encoding MTTNTTFIAMSATQRWHGFWHGQIGGWILDQGLRIVMLLIASVLAVRFVTWVAQQVTRHLDVGFAESDALVRSEATKHRQAVASVIQWVSIVLIAIWGVVQISDVLNFSVGGLVAPATVVGAALGFGAQQLVKDLLSGFFIIVEKQYGFGDLVSLTVAGINAEARGTVENVTLRVTRLRSSDGELYTIPNGQIVKTINLSKDWARAVVDIPVPTSADLNRVNEVLHEVCDHAMDNPLLGELLLDAPTLMGLESIEVDTVTLRMVARTLPGKQFEAGRQLRVLVMRALARAGIVTTADATVSVVEDDPGVPAAQAAEAAREIAHGSVQR
- the prfB gene encoding peptide chain release factor 2, whose protein sequence is MEPDRQADIAALDSALTTVERVLDVDGLRGRIEKLEHEASDPKLWDDQANAQRVTSELSHTQGELRRIEQLRQRVDDLPVLYELAAEEGGADELAEADTELKALRADIEAAEVRTLLSGEYDEREALVTIRSGAGGVDAADWAEMLMRMYIRWAEQHNYGVEVFDTSYAEEAGIKSATFAVHAPFAYGTLSVEQGTHRLVRISPFDNQSRRQTSFAEVEVLPVVATTDHIDIPEGDVRVDVYRSSGPGGQSVNTTDSAVRLTHIPTGIVVTCQNEKSQLQNKVSAMRVLQAKLLERKRLEERAELDALKGEGGSSWGNQMRSYVLHPYQMVKDLRTEYEVGNPAAVLDGDIDGFLEAGIRWRNRKDDD